GCGAGGGCTTGATACTAATGCAGTAATACTCAacagtatataattaaaaccaaataatagtattataataaattatacttatattagtatcttatttattcaactatattcatatccaaaataatattcaattaccaATTCAAAATCAGACGTATAGCTAGATAAATAGTGAGACTAAGTATGAAATAGAAAGACGAGGATAAAGTACTTTGTACATtatcactaaaaaaatattaatttaaattcactaTAAATTTAGAcatggtttataataatattcaacacattttttttaccttttatcaaatcaatttttataaatcatctaaatattaataaacttataaaacaaaatttcattacaaaatattttttgttttaaataataaacataaatcataatacataccTTGTAATACTCAATCAAGAAAGAAACATCTCTTTGAACTGAAAATGCAAGTAGTTGTAccactttaaacaatttttccGTTTTGCTATGTTACccacaatacatttaattacatcgaaaaaataattctccctgaaaatttaatttaaataaaatgattcaaTATAAAACAtgactaaatttttaaaattatttttcattttcaataatattctaCCTTGACTTGTGGTATTTGGTATTATGAGATATCGTCCAAGAATTTCTTTGATTTTATTAGTGCACTGCAAGGactgattttgatttttgaaaattgctTAACATTTACTAAATAAACGTCGGCTGTTAACTTAATAAGCACCGTCTATTGAATTAAAAGTTTGTGCTGTACTTCTTTGGTATTTACGTAATTTCATTTCTGATTCATCATCTAAATCTTCACCATTATCAAGAATTCCCATACGTTTATTGTTCTCAGTACTTCATCATTTCCAGATTCTTCAATGACTGTATTCGTTCCAGTACCACAGCCACTTAACCCACTTAAATCACTTTCAATGGTGTTATATACtccaaaattatttgaatatgtatttaattcaaatcaGGTACATCTAGAATAGTTAGTACTTACTTAAAtgctatttacaaaatatgctgCATTATCTGTTACGAGCAGTGTGGTTAacttagttaatattaacttgacgtttgaatttaattttaattttttactcgtTAATTTCCAGCCTTGCAAATTACTGGTATACTGTAATACGAGTATAAgtttcttatttataaatttaaattacgttCAAACACTTGACCTTTTTCATTATTCAATAGATTTACAAAACatgatttttgattaaaattttctgatataaaatgtcttaatatcattattactgtgattttaactttttccagattatgtgaattatttgaagcggaaacaaaaaaatatcgtataaaAGACACAGATAATTTTGATGATCACCATCCATCTCAAGTAGACCCTAATTGTGTACTGGGCAAGATGTATGAGGTTTTGTTTCGCAGAGATTCTTTAATGAATAAggtagatattaaaattaatacatatttggattttattaaattaatataacttataatataattcacatTTGTATTCATCAAATACTTTCAGTTACTAATGGATTATTTAAAAGAACATCATTCGCCAAGACAAACTGAAGATGACCACAATTTAAATGTTGCTGTGTGTAGGCTTATAATGAATCTCATACCAGGTTTAGAAACAACTGTTGTATTTGAAAGTGTGAGTAaatctttaatttataatattagtgtttggaaacataaaaacaattttttttctagggTGTAAATGATCGACTTATTCAAAGGTTATTCACTTGGGCAGAAAATTCTAATGACCCATTGCAAACTTATGCAACAGGATTATTGGCATCTTTTATGGAGTTGACAGACACTGCTACTAATTTTAagtgtgtataattatatttatagtatttgttataatatatagacggaTAGATTAATAtatcactaaaatataattttaaattatgtagagacaataataataaacttgtaCCGATTATATTGGATCGTCttcattcatattatactaaattttgtGAAGAAACAGAAATTAATCAAAGCACGCAGCCATATCAAAATACAAATAGTGAGCAGCCTAATGATAATACAGATGCTCCATCTTCAAAGAGGAaaagtaatttttcaataaattatttataaaacttattttagttcataatatttgatgaattttaaactaaaaaaaaatattaatagtatagtaggtattaatttattatatataaatacactaaaattatttacataatttaaacttaaaatgaatttaaatctcattgtaatattttttgagtaaGCTACTCTTCATGACCTCACAATTtaccatttttaatacataaaaaaaacatgcttcTTTATGACTGTAGTAGGTATAAACCAACGagtactattaattttaatgaaattgataACACTGTTAAAGATTTTAACAAGAACCTTTATATTTGTCTTGTGAGGACTTCCTAGTAAATCAAGTAAATTTATTACCAGTGTTTGCATATTCCATTTAAAAGGATTCTTTTCTGttccttattattttaaaaataatagaaatttgtTCTTTTGCCATTTCTTGAGAAATTAATTAAGTTAGTTCAAAAGTTGTGaaataaaaagtagaaaatcctaatattcttaatttatcattttgagCAAGTTATCTAATAAAATCACAGGCTTTATAATTtgaaacttatttaaatatatttattttattttcgtgatttttactatctaatttaaaaacatagctTTTGTATACCTCCAGTCTGCtcttaactattatatttgtaattatttttatgtaaacataATGTTTGACACTAGAACTGTATAGAACTTAATCAtcacaattattacaaatttctgAAGATTGGGAaatcatgtttatttttgtagatAAAAAGATTTTGCagtatatctaattattattttattaaaatgaattcgTTTAGCAGATTCTTTTAAAAGAAATTCTTTCCATGAATTCGTTCCTTCCAAACTTGgcagttaatttttatactattttaataaaattattaaatctgaaaatatattttagaaagagAAGAAAATGGTATTTGCAGTGATATTAATTCTTCCTATCCAGAGTCTATTGCAAGTAATTGGATACAAATCTATTCACCTACTTTGACTACAAAATTAGTTTACTGTCTCAAATATTTAGTACCAATTGGAGAATATCAAgaggtatgtattttatacaataatgtatacctatatattcatgtatattatattatgtattataaaattttaaaaaaattgtttctagTTCTTAAGCCATACCTACGGGAAAAATGCACTCAACttagtaatgaaaataattaattcttcaGAAAAACAAAATGGTTATATAACTTTTGAAGCATTAAAATACTTAACTGCTCTTTTATGCCATAAAAACTTTGTCACCGAATTTATTGACTCACATGGATTACaagtatgtttattatatgttatgtcAACTCTTTGGTGCCGAACTTAATTTTATCAGAGTTTTTTTTCAGTGTTTATGATTGGTTTAGTAGTTTCAATTGTTACGAGAATGTTACTTGAATTATATGATAGTAACTTACTTGGTGTAGTATCAAACACTGAAACACTTATATTTCTTAACTTCTCTTCAAACTTTATACTTATACAGAcagttatatgttattatacttttacataattgcaattaagttattttaacctattttaaaaattatttagtaggtacagCATGAtccatgaaatatttaaaaattttcttgAAAATCTAAATACTAGAAAAATCGTCCGAAATTCTGTGTAAACACAAATACTgtgaaatagtaattttaaatatatttcaatatcttaattttattgatattgtgTTTAGaaagtagtttttaaaaaagtggTTACACATgagacaatttataattttttaaccatAGGTTTTAGTTACTTTAATGACTATCAAAACACCAATTACTCATGTTGACGTTATACGAGGATTAGCAAGTCGTGCATTAGCTGGATTGGCTCGCAGTGAATCAGTTCGCCAAATTATCAggaaattacctttatttaacaGTGGCCAATTACaaagtatgtaaataattattttatgtattttgatgtgaatgcatttttaaaatcttatcaATTAGAAAatgcaatacattttatacataatattataggtttaatGGAAAATCCTGTATTACAAGAAAAACGTCAAGAACAtgtaacatttcaaaaatatgctTTAGAGTTAATTGAATTAGTTtcggaagaaaaaaaaagtaatggagCATCACTGACATcattggaaaatataaatagagtaagtttttaatttgtgaaaattctaactcaaaatatttgaacttttcctgtttaaagtttgaataggttaaaaacccatttaaataaaatatttgtctacTGTAGTTCCattaaatttattagataaatagaatgtacattatacaattatatagaaATTCGCTAGGCTAAAGCGGATTAAAATTATCCCACACCTAAAATGTACCATGTTAATGATACAGTCCATCCTGGTGCATTTTTTTAACACCTGTATGAgtgaaaaaatgtctataatgtctatattataacttatagaaaAGATATACATTTGACTAGAGCTTGTCTTACGttcaattattatgaataataacacaAGCTTAATTctactgtaaataaaataatattgaataatgattAGTACAATTTAAGaagaatttttgtataatttattcaactaattataactttttttatcttTGTTCTTTATTTCAGTACTGTTTATCTAATATAAGATTATCATAGAATCAACTCTGTatacacatacctataatacaatataaaaatatggaaaaatgggATAAGAAGCGTCCTGTTTGAAGTTTGTTAGGACAAGGGGACATGTTTCTCATACGGGGATTATCTCGTTTTAAACTAGATGTATGATCTTAGTTTACTACCACTgagtgcttttttttttttaattgccctggaactttattatttaaacaacccAAAGgtctttataaatatgtttaacaattatatatattttacatactagatataaattatatatatttttacacgttGATGGAGTCACTTCCAATGAAGTGGCTCCTGCCTTAATCTAAGACATCTGATGTCCTTGGAGTTATCTAATAATTGGATGGCCAATGGATTGACATGGTGATCTAACCTCATCTCGTGTTTGCGATCAAACATTTGGATTTCATCTGATATTGTGAATTGCGTTATTTCTTTCAAACCGGTAGGCTGCAGTGATATTTTCACAGCGTTGTATTACATCGATGTTAGACTTACTGGCACAACCACACAGTTGAATGCGATAAACCCAGATTGGTTTTATAATTGCAACATACTATTTTCAAGCATGTTCAATctctcatttaatttttttaatgctgtCATAACGTCAGATAGCgacagtacatttttttttcgtgtatgGGTTTGAATCAGTGGACCCTTTTGTTTTTCGTTCGATAAACTAGCCATCTGTGCAAAAGAAACTTCTTGAGTGACTAGTTTTGAAGGATTTTATTGTAGTCTTTGTACTGTTGTAGATTTTTTTGGGTGAGCTTTTTCTATTGCATTTTTATATGTGATGCATCCCTTCCAATTCGCGGTATGTCCTTCACCACAGTTTGCGTATTTCACTTTTGATTTCTTACACAAGGGCAATTTAGTGAAGTGTGTCCTTCACTACATTTTACACACTTTGGTGTTTTTAAACAGTAGTTTTAAGTGTGACCAAATATTTGGCAATTTTTGCACTGTGgcacttctttttttttttggagattccacttttattgtatgatagcacaaatttttaatatcataaatgtCTTTGATGTTTGCTTGTGGTTCCAAATccacgaaaaataatttaatctttaCAATAGTTCGATCACGAAACTTGTTGTTAGggttgactttttttttaatttgaatgttcGTAACATTATGTACAAGATGTCCTAGTTCGGATAATTTGCTTTTAATGTCACAGAGGTCAGTTTCAGGGTGTAATCCACGATTACCGCCGGAaactttttttctgttttaagtTGGTATCTGTGATACTCAATTTTTTGCTCTTCTAATACTTTTATAGTTCGTTGAAACTGGTGTTCGTCGCCTGTTAGTATCTTAATTTCACCATTAGTCAAAGTTTTAATTTGTTGCTCGTGTCCCTCAGCTTCttaaagtataaatttaatcattaattgTTCTAAATCATTTACACCACATACCTACACTGTTGTTGTAAGTGGTTTATGGATTTTTACAGAAGCTCTCgctacttctttcgtcactttGATTGTTGTTATAGGCGAGCTCAAAATTTTTTTGGAGCTCCCAGCgttcattttagaaaatatctAAAGTTGTAATTTCTCATTAATTAATCGCAATTCTGTTATCATATGTTTCGAGGTTACATTGTCATTTTGTATTTGTGTCCAAATACTAGCATCAACTGTAATATTTTGCGGTGGTTTTGAATCGACGTCCATATTTGCATACATTGTGCAATTCGGCCAGTTTGAGTGtgatttacttaaaatatatttgtttataaaaacttacCATTCGTCAAACAGGCCGTGGTTTGCATtgtaaacataaacaaaaaaaattgtaataacttaGGCAGCACTATTTCGCGAACTGCGAGAGCGAAACATACGCCTTGCTTGTTTGGTGTGCAAAACGCAACTACTGagtgaatttaaatatataattaccaacttcaatgattttatgtataaattgttttatttgtaggCAAATGTTGTTGCACTAACTGAAATTAATTACAAAGAACAACAATTTCACTTTTTATTGTATCaacattatatgaaaaaaggTTGGTTCTCAACTGTAGAATCAATAGCACGAGATACAAAGCTTAATATATCCGAGAAAAATCTTACGCCATTTACATATATTTCCCATTGCTGTGTAAGTATTATGTTTAAGAGGTTTTTATACATGCAAGTTTGTTTCCATGTAAAATTTCCATTCAGCAGAAACtattttgtgttaatatttttaatgttacagTAAATAGACTTATAATCTAATTATTCAAAAGTTAGATATTTAtctgtgatatatatattaatattgtaaagcaagtaattagtatataaaatattaacaattttaaaaagctcataaatttatttaaaataaaaataacaagaaaaattgattttcttacCATTCAACATGGTAATTGGTTTATTTagagtaatattaatatcaacaatacACAGGAGTCTGTTGAATGCAAATTTTTCatgttatacgttattatatGTATGTCGTATTACGCAGCCCAAAAGACTCACAGTTTAAATCGTTATCGTCATGAAACTAATTCTGTGCTCACTATTAGCATATCATACCATCAACCAGagtaaatatgtaaaatcataCGAATCCGCGCtctaatcatattaaaatagatCGAGTTAATAAGCACAgagaaaattaagttaaaaagttgaaatttaTTAGACTTAAGTCCATAGACTACATTAGTCATATATTTCTAAACttgaatatacatatacactatCAATACCTACgacaaatatgaaaagtatgatagtataacttataatgattttaaacagGTACAAAGCTAACGCAACCTAcctacttttttcttttttgttatacaatttaaaaataaagttttcataAATTGgtcattgacaaaataattttattcacaaacataACTGCAcagtgtataggtatagtttttttttggttaaataaagTAACTAATTACTTTCTGATGGGTGGTGGGGGAAACATAGGAAAaataagtacacaaattaaaggaaataggtacctatcacaatataatataagtcttcATCAATTATGTCCATTGTTGATAGttgaagtattttaataacaaccaCTGAATCTTTTTGGTAATTGCATACTCTTTTTTACAATGAAGATTGTATTTCCTAGTAAATGGGAACGGGTTTGACGACCTGTAAACCAATAATGTAcacatttaattcaatttgataaataataatactatgatcaattgttatcaatttttactataagcataagctaaatatacaatcgaacatttaaaacatttttaactgcaagATAATTTGCAAAAAACAACATTCAATCTTTACCTGTTTAACGTATCCAACTAGATGCACTTTCCCTTTAGGAAAGTTACCAATGTCCAAAGTAGTTATGTGTTTCTTTGAGGCTCTCTGCTTTATTAAAATAGATAGAGACAATAcgttattattacgttattttaattatgatactTAGTTTTGTTGGCTGATaacataaatactaataaatatttttgtacttaagAATCGGTTGTTTAGAGGAGGAATATTCCCTATAAGTTCTAAACACACGATACAATTCAAAAAACCTGAATTAGCCAATTCATCTAACGGTCCTTTAGGTGCTGTATTTCGTGCAAGCGGAAGAAATTCAACTCCAAAACGTTTGAATATCATTaggtattttgtattcatttaataattggtttattaattgtatttaaatatcttaagcAAATGTAtcaactgtattttatttatctagacGATCAAAAAATCTACCGAAACCGGAGCCAGAACAAGAAGGAATGGCAGCAGGAaggataaatgataatatttcaaGTGGTAGCAACGTCAAAATATAACGGATGAATTACTGTCGTGTACGGCCCTATTTGACATGTTGATTTTATGATATACGCTGAATaaacagattatatgaaaatacgatttaatttttagacGAAAGTAGGTAAATTTATTCGTAATGTTCGTAAGACGCAACAAATTAATACTGATTAGTTATTACTGTGACACAGAcacgaataattaattttccaaaCACTTATGCACTTGACATAATTTTTGTAAACCTGAATTTATcttcattttttaacattatatacgtacaacaattatttattaaattccaattttcatttattagttAAACTGCTCAAGtgcaaaactaaaaattattttattatttaaatgaaagcTATCATTTTAAGATTTGTAAATATTGGATATGACCAAAAGATAATTTAAGATAGAAATCTAAATTTGCAGTTTTGAAGGTTTATGTGGAGCTACAGAGTACAGTGGggtattttcataaaaacttgtccaaaatataaagattaaccTAAAATTGAGTTTTTCATGACTGCTATTTTACATttagatttcaattttaaactcaCTAATAAAGTATTACAATAGATAAAAACACATTTGATAAATGTTCTGGGCATTTTGTTAGCTCCCTAAACGTTTCTTAAAATGGGGAAAAAAGATTGTCTCGATCTATTTTGGAAGTCTACTAAAAATAATGGT
This genomic window from Metopolophium dirhodum isolate CAU chromosome 1, ASM1992520v1, whole genome shotgun sequence contains:
- the LOC132935154 gene encoding protein mahjong-like codes for the protein MEQSVSELTNLLQRWEDEMTTPNYNPIPTLINTSSFPDSSMTVFVPVPQPLNPLKSLSMVLYTPKLFEYVFNSNQLLMDYLKEHHSPRQTEDDHNLNVAVCRLIMNLIPGLETTVVFESGVNDRLIQRLFTWAENSNDPLQTYATGLLASFMELTDTATNFKDNNNKLVPIILDRLHSYYTKFCEETEINQSTQPYQNTNSEQPNDNTDAPSSKRKKREENGICSDINSSYPESIASNWIQIYSPTLTTKLVYCLKYLVPIGEYQEFLSHTYGKNALNLVMKIINSSEKQNGYITFEALKYLTALLCHKNFVTEFIDSHGLQVLVTLMTIKTPITHVDVIRGLASRALAGLARSESVRQIIRKLPLFNSGQLQSLMENPVLQEKRQEHVTFQKYALELIELVSEEKKSNGASLTSLENINRANVVALTEINYKEQQFHFLLYQHYMKKGWFSTVESIARDTKLNISEKNLTPFTYISHCCNRLFRGGIFPISSKHTIQFKKPELANSSNGPLGAVFRASGRNSTPKPNVSTVFYLSRRSKNLPKPEPEQEGMAAGRINDNISSGSNVKI